One region of Camelina sativa cultivar DH55 chromosome 6, Cs, whole genome shotgun sequence genomic DNA includes:
- the LOC104790774 gene encoding uncharacterized protein LOC104790774: MATRKSYYQRPSHRFLQTDRSSYNDSEFEFEESDLYSTRSDSPDFRHKLFASSNRRSSPSPATVKTTTSSLPMNVPDWSKILGKENHSHHVRRKSIENDEDGGGGELLPPHEYLAKTRMASFSVHEGVGRTLKGRDMSRVRNAILEKTGFLD; encoded by the coding sequence ATGGCGACGCGTAAGAGCTATTACCAAAGGCCGAGTCATCGCTTCCTTCAAACAGATCGGTCTTCTTACAACGATTCAGAGTTCGAGTTCGAGGAGTCTGATCTCTACTCCACCCGCTCCGATTCACCTGATTTTCGTCATAAACTCTTCGCATCATCGAACCGTAGATCGTCTCCGTCTCCGGCTACCGTGAAAACCACTACTTCGTCGCTTCCGATGAACGTACCGGATTGGTCTAAGATTCTAGGGAAAGAGAATCATAGTCACCATGTCAGGAGAAAAAGCATCGAAAACGACGaagacggcggaggaggagagtTATTGCCGCCGCATGAGTATTTGGCGAAGACGAGAATGGCTTCGTTCTCGGTGCATGAAGGTGTTGGGAGGACTTTGAAAGGGAGAGATATGAGTAGGGTTAGAAATGCAATTTTGGAAAAGACTGGGTTTTTGGATTAA
- the LOC104790775 gene encoding serpin-Z4-like, with protein MELGTSMENQNDVAILLAKHVIATVGNGSNLVFSPMSINILLCLIAAGSNCVTKQQILSFLMSPSLDHLDTVLDKTVYVAFADGMNRSDLHLSMAYGVWIDKSFSFKPSFKELLETSYKATCSQVDFATKPAEVINEVNTWAELDTNGLIKQMLSHDSIKSIRESTLILANAVYFKGAWSKRFDAKLTKSNDFHLLDGTTVKVPFMTNYKKQYLEYYDGFKVLRLPYIEDQRQFAMYIYLPNDKDGLPTLLEEIGSKPGFLDNHIPRQRLLVEDFRIPKFKFSFEFNASDVLKEMALTLPFTHGSITEMVDSSSIADNMHVSKIIHKAFIEVDEEGTEAAAVSVASMTKDMLLMGNFVAGHPFLFTVREEKSGVILFMGQVLDPSKH; from the exons ATGGAGTTGGGAACATCAATGGAGAATCAAAACGACGTCGCGATATTACTAGCAAAGCATGTCATCGCCACTGTTGGCAACGGCTCCAACCTTGTCTTCTCACCAATGTCAATCAACATTTTGCTCTGCCTTATTGCCGCTGGTTCCAACTGTGTCACCAAACAACAAATCCTATCATTCCTCATGTCACCTTCACTGGATCACCTCGACACAGTCTTGGACAAGACCGTATATGTTGCCTTCGCtgatggaatgaatagaagtgaCTTGCACTTATCTATGGCTTATGGTGTCTGGATCGACAAATCTTTCTCCTTCAAACCTTCCTTTAAAGAGCTTTTGGAGACCTCCTATAAGGCTACTTGTAGTCAAGTTGACTTCGCAACCAAG CCTGCTGAAGTGATTAATGAAGTGAATACATGGGCTGAACTCGACACTAATGGACTCATCAAGCAGATGCTTTCACACGATTCTATCAAAAGTATCCGTGAAAGTACGCTAATACTTGCAAATGCAGTGTACTTCAAAGGAGCTTGGAGCAAAAGATTTGATGCAAAGTTAACAAAAAGTAACGATTTCCATCTCCTTGATGGCACCACTGTGAAAGTCCCCTTCATGACCAATTACAAGAAGCAATACCTAGAATACTATGATGGTTTCAAAGTTTTGCGTCTTCCTTATATAGAGGATCAACGTCAATTCGCCATGTACATTTATCTTCCTAATGATAAAGATGGATTACCTACTCTGCTTGAGGAAATAGGCTCCAAACCGGGATTTCTTGATAACCATATTCCACGCCAACGTTTATTAGTTGAAGATTTCAGAATTCCAAAGTTTAAATTCTCTTTCGAGTTTAACGCTTCGGATGTTTTGAAGGAAATGGCGCTGACTTTACCATTTACACATGGTAGTATAACTGAGATGGTTGATTCTTCTTCCATTGCTGATAATATGCACGTCTCAAAAATTATCCACAAAGCTTTCATTGAGGTGGATGAAGAGGGAACTGAAGCTGCAGCCGTTTCTGTTGCTTCCATGACAAAAGACATGTTGTTGATGGGAAATTTTGTAGCTGGCCATCCATTTCTTTTCAcagtgagagaagagaagagtggAGTGATTTTGTTCATGGGTCAAGTTCTTGATCCTTCAAAACACTAA
- the LOC104790776 gene encoding early nodulin-20-like, which yields MKLEFIIVAMMLMLVLVSGEILTKSSPAPSPDLAVNKADSPLNHRAPTPELGSPPSPAQSPIGYSSPPEPETTHSPSPSPSISPPLPNDSPSSSSSPSPSPSQEASDINHSDMTGIEGKKSPSSGGGGMSGGKKVGVAFGVITAVCVVGVAGFVYKKRQENIRRSRYGYAANEIL from the coding sequence atgaagcTCGAGTTCATCATTGTTGCTATGATGCTAATGCTCGTACTCGTCTCCGGTGAGATTTTAACTAAATCTTCACCAGCTCCGTCACCGGATCTAGCCGTAAACAAAGCAGATTCGCCTTTGAATCACCGCGCACCTACGCCGGAACTCGGATCTCCTCCTTCTCCAGCGCAATCTCCAATTGGATACTCTTCTCCTCCAGAACCTGAAACGACAcactctccttctccttccccGTCGATCTCTCCGCCATTACCGAATGATTCAccttcgtcgtcttcgtctccgtctccgtctccgtcGCAGGAAGCTAGTGATATTAACCACAGCGATATGACTGGAATCGAAGGGAAAAAATCACCGTCgtccggaggaggaggaatgagTGGAGGGAAGAAGGTAGGGGTAGCTTTCGGAGTGATTACGGCGGTGTGTGTGGTTGGAGTCGCCGGATTTGTGTACAAGAAACGGCAAGAGAATATTCGCAGATCTCGTTACGGTTACGCGGCCAATGAGATtctgtag